In Oryza sativa Japonica Group chromosome 1, ASM3414082v1, the genomic stretch AATAAAATTGatgttaaatttgtagtttggTGATAATTTAGTACTAAATCTGGCAGACGCactcttaaatatatagttttgtgatagtttgattAAAGCATCTGTAGTTTTGGAAAATGTACTCATCTGTTCATGAATATATACTGGCTGCTGTCTGTGCAGTGTGCACGATCGATCTGGATGTTAACTTGCATTTCCTTGGGATGTGTGTGTATGCAATTGAGCAGAAGAACGCGATGGTTGGAGGCGCCGTAACAGGAGCACTGGTGTCTGCGGCGAGCAACAGCCACAGGCAGAACGTGGTGAAGAACGCCATCACTGGGGGAGCCATCGCAACCGCTGCAGAGTTCCTCAATTACCTTACCTGAAGTCTGCATACTACTTGTTGTTGATCTGTGCCCCCAAGAAGAATAACACTCTACTCTTACTTGTTGGAAAAAAATAGTATTAGCAACCACGCATATGCAAATTTTAATGCAGTAATAATAAGAGATGGATCGATCGTTTTCCAGCTCTTGTATATGTGACTGGCCCTGCTTTATGTGTGTAGTGTTAATTTCAGCTTTAGCAGTACGTGATTAGTGATGGACAATAATTGTCGCAGACGTATCTATCAATTGCTCCTGTTGTGTGATGCTTTAACTGTTGGAATCAAAGTTGCGTTGCCTTTGTTGTTATGAGGAGGAATATATATGTTGGGGCAGGAAAAGAATGGAGGAGAGATCGTTCTCCATATCCTTATCATCGGCCTCGTCACTGCTCGCAGTTTAACTTTTTGGTGATGCGAGCGATGGTCagccatatatatactcccatGCTGCATGCTAGTAATCAATATACGCCTTGTAAAAGTAAACGATCGTCTAGTAATTGCAATATCATAGGGGTAGCCATTGACAGAGATCTACATAGATAGAGGGGGAACAAGAATTGACACTCCACAGATGCTCCACTCATTCACCTTTACTAATTTATATCTTTTGatgtttgatcgatcgatcgatccgtccGTCGGTGTCTCGACGAATAAAAACTGCAAATCGAACTGTATGTATATAATATAGCGTcgtaaattaaattaaattaaatcgAACTGAATACTACATGTCGAAGCAAGAATTAGTTCAACTAAAAGATTTAGTTTTTCCGGTTGCAATATTTGTGAAATTAATTGAAGAAATTAAGAAGAAAACTGgagagatatatatatggatgaGACAAAATGAGATAAGACGCATGGTGGTCCCTCGGATGATGTCGTCCGTTCCTTATTTCCATTCCATGGCAGCTGCTATCGCTATCTAGTGCGCGCGGCATCTCCAATCCCATCCATTCTAGTGGTCGATCTAGCTACTACTGAgtattgttttttcttctttttactACTGTTGATTATTCTGCAACTGCAGTTAGATGCTTGCTACTCCTACATCGATCTCTCTCGCGCGGGCGTATGCATTGCATTCACTACTGATGATCCGTGGGTGTAGTGTGGGTGGCTATAAATAGGGCAGGGTGCGGTTGCCATTGCTCCTCAGGCCAGCAACTGAGAAGCTCCATACAAGTAAGCAGCAGCTAGTTGCCGACAAGGccagagaaggaagaagaagctctcatcatcatcaccatgtCGTGCTGCGGTGGCAACTGCGGATGCGGCTCCAGCTGCCAGTGCGGCAACGGCTGCGGCGGGTACGTATATTAcatgcagatcgatcgatcgatgcaatTCAAACTTGACGATCGATATATGCAGATGCAAGTACTCTGAGGTGGAACCCACGACCACGACCACCTTCCTTGCCGATGCAACCAACAAGGGGTATGTACGTATACCCATGCTTGATTAATTATACATACTCCGATCGATAGATTTTATATAAGTATGAACACTATATATCCATTACATGGGCAATGCATGATCGATTGCAGGTCTGGTGCTGCTTCCGGAGGATCAGAGATGGGGGCGGAGAACGGCAGCTGCGGCTGCAACACCTGCAAGTGCGGCACCAGCTGCGGCTGCTCCTGCTGCAACTGCAACTAGAAGAAACTTATCTCCATCCAATTCATCACCTGATCAACGAGCTACCAGTACCACTACATATGCCATGTACTAGCTACCTAGCTTGCATGCAAGTCCTTAAtttgctgctagctagctagctacctacCTTAGCGTCTCATGTATGTCATGTTGCCGCCTGGCCCCTAAATAAAATTCCTTACTTAATCGCAAAATCTTATTTATATACATTTTCTTTGTCTTAACTATATACTATACTCCTGCTGCATGCAAGCAGAGGCTATATATGATCGAGAGAGTACGTAATTCTAATCCTACCATCTTATTAATTCATATTAACTTGGCTGCTTATATACTTCTGTAACCTCGATCtcaaaaaaaagtgaaacaagCTGAGCCTAATATTGAGAAACTGAATTACTACACGCAAAAGTTCAGCGCCAGACAGGTATTGATGATGCATATCCTCTGCGGTATAACGGTTGCTACTGCCTCTGCAGTATTACAGGGGATCCCTGTTGGACAGGCAAAGGGAATGCACCCTGACCATTGCTGCTTGTGCTACCTCCCTGGAGCAAAGGATAATTTATAGAGGATGCTTGTATGAGTTGAATCATATAGGAAttctttcccctctcttctAAGATAGCCCTTTGAAATAAAATTGGACACCATTTGATGCCTTCTTCGAAACAGaggaatttaacaaaaatttgaagaaaataaACTGTCTCATGTGAAAACCATTTAGGATGGCTCGATACAAGGAGAATGTGAAGGGAAGTTTGAATAAGTTTAACTTAttggaaaattttctttgaCTGTATCTCTCATTTGATTCATATGTTTTTCCTACGATTTCATCCAAACTGACATTCATGAAATACctcctttttttaatatatatatatatatatatatatatatatatatatatagtaaatttgtttggtgctccatggtgcccgggcaccattgttgaaattgagtatatacccaattcaaattagtatgaaactttttcaattacttaggtattaacattaactactttactaactagtttaaagcaagtttgaactgaatttgaacttgtttttgttagattttgattctaggtatatagcatccatacatataatttgttaggtatgtaatcatggattgtgaaataaagttaaatttgagttgttttgttgataagtaaaggtataaatcaaattattataactagg encodes the following:
- the LOC4326409 gene encoding metallothionein-like protein 2B, with the translated sequence MSCCGGNCGCGSSCQCGNGCGGCKYSEVEPTTTTTFLADATNKGSGAASGGSEMGAENGSCGCNTCKCGTSCGCSCCNCN